Proteins co-encoded in one Chrysemys picta bellii isolate R12L10 chromosome 13, ASM1138683v2, whole genome shotgun sequence genomic window:
- the LOC112060468 gene encoding olfactory receptor 14A16-like, producing the protein MSNRTTLTQFLLLGFSDIWELQILHFVVFLVIYLAALMGNLLIITAVALDHHLHTPMYFFLVNLSIIDLGSISVTIPKSMVNSLINSSSISYAGCVTQVFFLIFLMGADFSLLTIMAYDRYVAICQPLHYESVMNRRACVQMAVSAWIGGILYSALHTGNTFAVTFCGGNMVDQFFCEIPQLLKLACSDLYLSEIGALIFSACIVLSCFVFIIVSYVQIFNTVLSIPSQQGRHKAFSTCLPHLIVVSLFVCTGIFAYLKPTSSSASGLDLVLAVFYSVMPPMMNPVIYSMRNKDIKSSLRRLSRGRLFTKNYFSVFLE; encoded by the coding sequence atgtccaaccgcaCCACCTTGAcccagttccttctcctgggattctctgacatttgggagctgcagattttgcattttGTGGTGTTCCTGgtgatttacctggcagccctgatggggaaccttctcatcatcacagccGTAGCTCTCGATCACCATttgcacacccccatgtacttctttctGGTGAACCTGTCCATTATAGACCTTGGCTCGatctctgtcaccatccccaaatccatggtCAATTCCCTAATCAACTCCAGCTCAatttcctatgctggatgtgtCACCCAAGTCTTTTTCCTCATCTTCTTGATGGGAGCAGATTTTTCCCTTCTCACCATCATGGCGTACGACCGAtacgtcgccatctgccaaccactgcactacgaGAGTGTGATGAACAgaagagcttgtgtccaaatggcagtcAGTGCCTGGATCGGTGGAATTCTTTACTCTGCACTGCACACCGGGAATACATTTGCAGTAACTTTCTGTGGAGgtaacatggtggatcagttcttctgtgaaatcccccagctcctcaaactTGCCTGCTCTGACTTATACCTCAGTGAAATTGGGGCTCTCATTTTTAGTGCATGCATAGTCttaagttgttttgtttttataattgtgtcatatgttcagatcttcaacaCAGTGCTGAGTATCCCCTCTCAGCAGGgacggcataaagccttctccacctgccttcctcacctcattgtggtctccttgtttgtttgcactggcatctttgcctacctgaaacccacctccagtTCAGCATCAGGTCTGGACCTCGTGTTGGCTGTTTTCTATTCTGTAATGCCTCCAATGATGAATCCGgtcatctacagcatgaggaacaaggataTCAAATCTTCATTGAGGAGACTGAGTAGGGGGAGGTTATTCACCAAGAAttatttttctgtctttctcGAATAA